A genome region from Myroides fluvii includes the following:
- a CDS encoding oligosaccharide flippase family protein, whose protein sequence is MKTRSFIKDFLSIGVSKLLIILCGLISTIVIARYLGPINNGIIATIAVYPSLFMSFGSLGVSQSVTYLLGQEIYSEKKIKEAVIQIWCFTSILSLVICYFLIKEFTSIDSKELWILLGILPIPFTLFNVYNSGIYLGKNRIKEYNRVSWLPSFITLLSNFVLVYFMELGVTGVLISLIIGPLTMSLILIFYNGFLDSFSLRIDKKILSQMLSLGLIYALSLLLINLNYKVDVILLDKLSTQEEIGLYSKGVVIAEYLWQIPMLFSTIVFARSAVAKDGRSFSMKVAMLLRLSFLSIGIFSLVLYFLSNEITSILFGEEFYRSGDVLKSLLPGVLILTVFKVMNMDLAGKGKPWIAIYAMLPALIINVIFNYILIGEYGAKGSAIASTISYSTAGIMFLFFYSKTVKIPIKEIIRPRKQDFMYFKILFEYVKNFKL, encoded by the coding sequence TTGAAAACAAGAAGCTTTATAAAAGACTTTTTAAGTATTGGTGTCTCAAAATTATTGATAATTCTTTGTGGATTAATTTCTACCATTGTTATTGCAAGATATTTGGGGCCGATTAATAATGGAATTATTGCTACAATAGCTGTTTATCCATCTTTGTTTATGAGTTTTGGTTCTTTGGGTGTATCACAATCTGTTACATATCTTTTAGGACAAGAAATTTATTCAGAAAAAAAAATCAAAGAGGCTGTTATCCAAATTTGGTGTTTTACAAGTATTTTATCTTTAGTTATTTGTTATTTTTTAATTAAAGAATTTACGAGTATTGATAGCAAAGAGCTTTGGATACTATTAGGGATTTTACCTATTCCATTTACTTTATTTAATGTATATAATTCTGGTATCTATTTAGGAAAAAATAGAATAAAGGAATATAATAGGGTTTCATGGTTGCCGAGTTTTATAACTTTACTGTCTAATTTCGTATTAGTTTATTTTATGGAATTAGGTGTTACAGGGGTATTAATAAGTTTGATTATTGGACCTCTAACAATGTCTTTGATTTTGATATTTTACAATGGTTTTTTAGATAGCTTTAGTTTACGTATAGATAAAAAAATTCTTAGTCAAATGTTATCTTTAGGATTGATTTATGCTCTTTCTCTATTGCTTATTAATTTGAATTATAAGGTAGATGTAATTTTACTTGATAAATTGAGTACTCAAGAAGAGATTGGTCTATATTCAAAAGGTGTAGTAATAGCTGAATATCTGTGGCAAATACCTATGTTGTTTAGTACAATTGTTTTTGCAAGAAGTGCTGTTGCAAAGGACGGTCGAAGTTTTTCTATGAAAGTGGCAATGTTATTAAGATTATCATTTTTGTCAATTGGAATATTTTCACTTGTACTTTATTTTTTATCAAATGAGATTACTTCTATTCTTTTTGGAGAAGAGTTTTATAGGAGTGGGGATGTATTGAAAAGTCTTTTACCAGGAGTTTTGATTTTGACTGTTTTCAAAGTTATGAATATGGATTTAGCAGGAAAAGGAAAGCCTTGGATTGCTATTTATGCCATGTTGCCTGCGTTAATTATTAATGTGATTTTTAATTATATTTTAATTGGCGAGTATGGTGCGAAAGGATCCGCAATTGCTTCGACCATAAGTTATTCTACAGCTGGTATTATGTTTCTTTTTTTTTATAGTAAAACAGTAAAAATACCTATAAAAGAAATCATCAGGCCAAGAAAACAAGATTTTATGTATTTTAAAATATTATTCGAGTATGTTAAAAATTTTAAATTGTAA